A single genomic interval of Oreochromis aureus strain Israel breed Guangdong linkage group 12, ZZ_aureus, whole genome shotgun sequence harbors:
- the LOC120443178 gene encoding UDP-glucuronosyltransferase 2A2-like — MCHPNLVALAVLLCSTLLVNGGKILVFPVDGSHWINMNIIIAELHSRGHEVTVVRPNDTWYIKSESPHYKTITINSSAGIDEERFGAFVMETLTMRRQGASLWTRFSMEYDLMTHFYQMHVKVLEMVEGMFEDTKLMQSLHDAKYDLVLTDPAFGAGVLMAHRLGLPLVFNVRWTIQGEGHFAIAPSPLSYIPIPGSELTDKMTFIQRVQNMLYFFFLTLHIWYVTEPNYKPFVHRHFGSDVHYMELFQSADIWLMRNDFTFEFPRPTMPNVVYMSGFQCKPSKPLSKELEDFVQSSGEHGVIVMTLGTLVEELPEDIAEDFAAAFAELPQKVIWRHKGKRPSTLGNNTRILDWLPQNDLLGHPKTRVFVAHGGTNGIQEAIYHGVPLVGLPLMFDQADNLFRMNAKGVAKVLDIATVNKENFLEALKEVLYQPSYREKMKELSSIQRDQPMKPLDRAMFWIEFVMRHKGAAHLRTESYKMSIIQYHSIDVTAFLLAVILLVFTIFVSAFRFLLHKLFYRNKVKKE; from the coding sequence ATGTGCCATCCAAACTTGGTGGCACTTGCAGTGCTGCTATGCTCTACATTGTTGGTAAATGGAGGGAAAATCTTAGTGTTCCCTGTGGATGGAAGTCACTGGATCAACATGAATATCATCATCGCAGAGCTTCACTCCAGAGGTCATGAAGTCACAGTGGTGCGGCCAAATGACACCTGGTACATCAAGTCAGAGTCCCCTCACTACAAGACCATCACTATAAATTCCTCAGCCGGAATTGATGAAGAGCGCTTTGGGGCATTTGTAATGGAAACACTGACCATGCGTCGACAAGGTGCTTCACTTTGGACTCGCTTCTCGATGGAGTATGACCTGATGACACATTTTTATCAAATGCACGTGAAGGTGCTTGAGATGGTTGAGGGAATGTTTGAGGATACCAAGCTGATGCAGAGCCTCCATGATGCCAAATATGATTTGGTTCTGACTGATCCTGCATTTGGTGCAGGTGTTCTTATGGCTCACCGTTTGGGTCTGCCACTTGTCTTTAATGTCCGATGGACTATTCAGGGTGAAGGCCACTTTGCAATTGCACCTTCCCCACTCTCATACATCCCTATACCAGGGTCAGAGCTGACTGACAAGATGACTTTCATTCAGCGTGTCCAGAATATGCTCTACTTTTTCTTCTTAACTTTACATATTTGGTACGTCACAGAACCAAACTACAAACCATTTGTCCATCGTCATTTTGGCAGTGATGTACATTACATGGAGCTGTTTCAGTCAGCAGACATCTGGCTGATGAGAAATGATTTCACCTTTGAGTTCCCTCGACCCACAATGCCAAACGTTGTCTACATGTCAGGATTTCAGTGCAAACCCTCCAAGCCCCTGTCTAAAGAGCTAGAGGACTTTGTGCAGAGCTCGGGTGAACATGGTGTCATTGTGATGACACTGGGAACACTGGTAGAAGAACTTCCAGAGGACATTGCTGAAGactttgctgctgcttttgcagaACTTCCTCAGAAGGTGATTTGGAGGCACAAAGGCAAAAGACCATCCACCCTCGGTAATAACACGCGAATCTTGGACTGGTTGCCCCAAAATGACCTCCTGGGTCACCCCAAGACCAGAGTGTTTGTGGCCCATGGAGGCACCAATGGGATACAGGAGGCCATTTACCACGGTGTGCCCCTGGTTGGCCTGCCACTTATGTTTGACCAGGCTGATAACCTCTTCAGGATGAACGCAAAAGGTGTGGCCAAAGTCCTTGATATTGCAACAGTGAACAAAGAAAACTTCTTGGAGGCGCTAAAGGAGGTGCTCTACCAACCATCCTACAGGGAGAAGATGAAGGAGCTGTCCAGCATCCAAAGAGATCAGCCTATGAAACCGCTGGACCGAGCCATGTTCTGGATCGAGTTTGTCATGCGGCACAAAGGAGCGGCGCACTTAAGGACGGAGTCTTACAAGATGTCCATAATCCAGTACCACTCGATCGATGTGACAGCTTTTCTGCTGGCAGTTATTTTGCTAGTATTTACCATTTTTGTTTCAGCATTCAGGTTTCTGTTGCATAAGTTATTTTACAGAAACAAAGTCAA